Below is a window of Camelina sativa cultivar DH55 chromosome 11, Cs, whole genome shotgun sequence DNA.
TTCATTCTGATTGTATGTTACTGTGACCAGGGGGAAATCTACAGTCAATCCGGAGTACTCTGAAACTACTAGGGCCAGCGGAACACATTCCATCTAAAATCGAAATAGATGTGAGCAAACTCGACATTGACGACAAAGTGTTATTGCAAGACGTTGTATTTCATCCATCATTGAAGCTATTGAGCAAGAATGAAACCATGCCTGTGTGTAAGATTGTCGCCACAAGCCCTGTGAAAGAACCAAAAGCTGTTCCAGCATAAAAAATAAGTCCTTGAAAAGGGTAATGTAATGTCTCTCCCAAGTTTCTGTTCCCATAACAAAGTGATCATTTCTAGAAGGAAAGAAGCAATTTTTTGAATAACCCTTTTTTGTATAAACCCTAAGTGAAAGAATACTAAACCCTCTCTAGTTGCTATTTGTGTTTTTGAACGACGCAGATCCAATTCGAATTGCGGATCAAATAtctgttttgcatttttctgtatttataatttagtcataTCTGTCGCAGTGTCCGAACAATCTGAAATAGATTTGTTTCCAACTATAGAACTTTGATTAGATTAGTTTGTACGCTGAAATAGATTTGTAACAAATGGAGATAGATTCGTGTTTCCAACGAAACAGTCTTTGAATGGGTCGTTAACACTTAAATGAAGAGCCCACGACTTGGTCCATATCAGTGGTAACTAAGGACTAAGAATGACACGTGTCGTCTGTTGTGACCAGAAGATGTCGCCACGTattctttggttttctttgacCGTTGACTTGTTTGTGGAATCTTGCCAAAAAAATGTAGTTGACCCAGAACCAGTTCAGAATCTTCCCTCCCTCGCTTGAACTCGAAATTtcaattctttatttttatttttcttattattttaattataattttatttaatttagtagtCTCTGATTATTTATTGTGGGAAATTCGTAAATAAAGTCTTCGTTACAAATTcatgattaaatattttcaaatacattgtttctttttactttctcaACTCTCGTAAGATTGTTTTATGTGAATGAACTCAAATTCATATGgatttttcaaataaactattagattcaaaactttttttacaTGCCAACTTTTAATATATTCGGGTAGATCTAAATGAATATTCCAgctacttttttgttttgactgATCCTTGATatgtgaattttgttaatttgtaatGGTATTGCATTTAAACGAAGTTTGTCTTCTAGCTTAgacttaaaaattgaaaaaaattatttaaagggAAGCATCCTGTGACTTTGGGTATTACCGTGTCAgaatataaaatgtaaaaacagagtgaaatatatcaaaaataatatattataataagaaaaaatcaaGTTTGTTGACGAAAAAAGCAATATAGGAGGTGACTAGGTTAGTTAAACTAAACTAATGACCAAGGTTAAACCACCTGATTTATAATATAGTCAATGCCTCGAGATCCGTACTGTACGGTTTTTACATTGGAGTCGGCTGTACGCCTGTCTAAGTGTGTCTATTAGAGAGAATGACATTTTTTCGCaatctttttcttaatatttccCTCTTcacatcataataataatagacTTAATTAGTACTATATTTTGTGTGGTAAAAAGTTATCGTAATAGTGTGATGTCTTTTATATGTAGATGGAGATTTGTGGAGTAGGTTCATGAAAAAAGAGGAATTCAATTGGAACACAAACAAGACAAGGTGAGAACAAAGAGGTTGGTGTATAAAATGGTCCTATCTCATAACTCCAACAAAATATTTCTAGATAATAGAGTTTTTTAAACAAggtaatatatacaaattactAAACCATATATGGCAACATATCTaaaaagttgatattttttttttaaaaaaacgagaTTTCATACCATAAAAAGACCAGAAAAAGCCGTTGTAAACCGTATCTCTCACATAAACACAGACCGAACCGCCTCTCAagtttctttcatcttctttttttatttatttaaaacagagaaagataaATTCCCCAAAAATAATTTGGTCCTAAATACGTAAAAATAATCAatctttcttcatctcttttggTTAGagaaatcataatattttttttttttttttcttttttctttttgtgcgttctggtttttgtttttttttctgttaaatcCGTTGGGTTCTTCCATGGATCCTCCTCATCGTCATCGCTttcatctccttctttcttcttcttcttcttctgctcgaTTCTAATAATCGTAAGAgaaagaaaatcacaaaaaaaaggattcatgtgcagcagcagcagcagattTTGTATGAGCATACCATGATTCTCACGCTATGCGTTGGCTTCCGCAAATCTCGTTCTCGTCTCCTTCCTCATCCCcgtcttcttctttaaaaccCGTGGCTTCTTACTCCGAATCCCCGGATCCagatcgtcatcatcatcaggatCGGGATCGACTTCACCGCCGCTTGTTTCGTTTCAACCGCGGCAGGCTCACCCGTCAGAGGAAGCTTCGTCACTTGACGGATGACGATGTTTTGTTGGGCGAGCGTCGTGCTTCTACCTCTTCTTCCACCTTCGATTCCGGTTTAACCCGCTCCCCCAGCGCTTTCACCGCCGTTCCTCGCTCTCCCTCTGCCGTCCCGTTGCCGTTGCCTCTCCCGTTACCTGAGGTCGTCGCCGGTGATTCGAGGAATCGGAGTGCCGGAAACgctagaggaggaggaggattggATGAGAGAGATCGAGATCCCGAGAGATTTGTTGCTGACCGCACCTCTTCTGGTCCTCCTCTCACCAGGTAGCCAATTTCTTCAATTTAgggtttggagattttttttatcctaatcctaatttatatgttttgaaaTTGTGTTTAAAAATCAGCGTCAATGGATTTGCACGTGACACGAGGAGAGCTACGGAGAATTCGTCAAATCAAGAAACGAGTCCGAGAAACAGAAATGGTTATTGGGTGAACATTCCAACCATGAGTGCTCCGACGAGTCCGTACATGAGTCCTGTGCCTAGTCCTCAAAGGAAGAGTACTGGTCACGAtttgccttttttttatttgcctCCTAAAAGCAATCAAGCTTGGTCTGCTCCAGATATGCCACTTGATACCTCTGGACTTCCTCCTCCTGCTTTTTACGACTTCACTGCCTTTAGTACTGACAACTCTCCGATCCATAGCCCACAACCTCGAAGTCCACGTAGGCAGATCAACAGAAGCCCACAGCCTAGCAGGCCATCTTCACCGTTACATTCCATGGTATCCCCTGATCACTCTGCCCCACCACGGGATAGTGTTTCCTCACCATTGCATCCGAGGATGTCTGTTGATGTTACTAATGGACGCCGCGATAGCTGTAATGTTCATCCTTTGCCTCTCCCTCCCGGAGCTGCTTGTCCCTCTTCATCAGCTGCTTCTGTTCCATGCCCTCAGGCTCCTCTCAAACAGGATTCGTTCCCCATGAATTCCCAGTGGAAGAAAGGGAAGCTAATAGGTCGTGGTACATTTGGTAGCGTTTACGTTGCAAGCAACAGGTAGTAATTCTGACTCATTGTAATTCTGACTCATTGTATCTTTCCTACATTTGGTAGCGTTTACGTTGCAAGCAACAGGTAGTAATTCTGACTCATTGTATCTATTCTTTATTAGTGCCTTCTGAGTTGATTTTTCATTTGCAGCGAAAATGGAGCATTGTGTGCGATGAAGGAAGTTGAGTTATTTCCTGATGACCCAAAATCCGCAGAGTGTATAAAGCAATTAGAGCAGGTAAGATCCAGGAGAGACTTTGATCTCCGTGAGCCTATAGGTTCGTTTGTTCTATGTCataacgttttttttcttttatctcagGAGATCAAACTTCTAAGTAACCTTCAACATCCAAACATTGTGCAGTATTTTGGTAGTGAGACAGTAAGTATCCTCTGTTTACATGTATAGAGTTNNNNNNNNNNNNNNNNNNNNNNNNNNNNNNNNNNNNNNNNNNNNNNNNNNNNNNNNNNNNNNNNNNNNNNNNNNNNNNNNNNNNNNNNNNNNNNNNNNNNNNNNNNNNNNNNNNNNNNNNNNNNNNNNNNNNNNNNNNNNNNNNNNNNNNNNNNNNNNNNNNNNNNNNNNNNNNNNNNNNNNNNNNNNNNNNNNNNNNNNNNNNNNNNNNNNNNNNNNNNNNNNNNNNNNNNNNNNNNNNNNNNNNNNNNNNNNNNNNNNNNNNNNNNNNNNNNNNNNNNNNNNNNNNNNNNNNNNNNNNNNNNNNNNNNNNNNNNNNNNNNNNNNNNNNNNNNNNNNNNNNNNNNNNNNNNNNNNNNNNNNNNNNNNNNNNNNNNNNNNNNNNNNNNNNNNNNNNNNNNNNNNNNNNNNNNNNNNNNNNNNNNNNNNNNNNNNNNNNNNNNNNNNNNNNNNNNNNNNNNNNNNNNNNNNNNNNNNNNNNNNNNNNNNNNNNNNNNNNNNNNNNNNNNNNNNNNNNNNNNNNNNNNNNNNNNNNNNNNNNNNNNNNNNNNNNNNNNNNNNNNNNNNNNNNNNNNNNNNNNNNNNNNNNNNNNNNNNNNNNNNNNNNNNNNNNNNNNNNNNNNNNNNNNNNNNNNNNNNNNNNNNNNNNNNNNNNNNNNNNNNNNNNNNNNNNNNNNNNNNNNNNNNNNNNTCTATGTCataacgttttttttcttttatctcagGAGATCAAACTTCTAAGTAACCTTCAACATCCAAACATTGTGCAGTATTTTGGTAGTGAG
It encodes the following:
- the LOC104727345 gene encoding mitogen-activated protein kinase kinase kinase YODA-like isoform X1, yielding MRWLPQISFSSPSSSPSSSLKPVASYSESPDPDRHHHQDRDRLHRRLFRFNRGRLTRQRKLRHLTDDDVLLGERRASTSSSTFDSGLTRSPSAFTAVPRSPSAVPLPLPLPLPEVVAGDSRNRSAGNARGGGGLDERDRDPERFVADRTSSGPPLTSVNGFARDTRRATENSSNQETSPRNRNGYWVNIPTMSAPTSPYMSPVPSPQRKSTGHDLPFFYLPPKSNQAWSAPDMPLDTSGLPPPAFYDFTAFSTDNSPIHSPQPRSPRRQINRSPQPSRPSSPLHSMVSPDHSAPPRDSVSSPLHPRMSVDVTNGRRDSCNVHPLPLPPGAACPSSSAASVPCPQAPLKQDSFPMNSQWKKGKLIGRGTFGSVYVASNSENGALCAMKEVELFPDDPKSAECIKQLEQEIKLLSNLQHPNIVQYFGSETVEDRFFIYLEYVHPGSINKFIRDHCGGTMTESVVRNFTRHILSGLAYLHNKKTVHRDIKGANLLVDASGVVKLADFGMAKHLTGQRADLSLKGSPYWMAPELMQAVMQKDSNPDLAFAVDIWSLGCTIIEMFTGKPPWSEFEGAAAMFKVMRDSPPIPESMSPEGKEFLRLCFQRNPAERPTASMLLEHRFLKNSLQPTSPNNNDVSNCSQSFNGMNITEPSSRREKPNFKLDQVPRARNMTSAESESGQQQQQQQYRSPDLTGTVSRLSPRSTLEAIPSPSLSQRAKPSSDRRRTCVTSDHL
- the LOC104727345 gene encoding mitogen-activated protein kinase kinase kinase YODA-like isoform X2, translated to MRWLPQISFSSPSSSPSSSLKPVASYSESPDPDRHHHQDRDRLHRRLFRFNRGRLTRQRKLRHLTDDDVLLGERRASTSSSTFDSGLTRSPSAFTAVPRSPSAVPLPLPLPLPEVVAGDSRNRSAGNARGGGGLDERDRDPERFVADRTSSGPPLTSVNGFARDTRRATENSSNQETSPRNRNGYWVNIPTMSAPTSPYMSPVPSPQRKSTGHDLPFFYLPPKSNQAWSAPDMPLDTSGLPPPAFYDFTAFSTDNSPIHSPQPRSPRRQINRSPQPSRPSSPLHSMVSPDHSAPPRDSVSSPLHPRMSVDVTNGRRDSCNVHPLPLPPGAACPSSSAASVPCPQAPLKQDSFPMNSQWKKGKLIGRGTFGSVYVASNSENGALCAMKEVELFPDDPKSAECIKQLEQEIKLLSNLQHPNIVQYFGSETVEDRFFIYLEYVHPGSINKFIRDHCGGTMTESVVRNFTRHILSGLAYLHNKKTVHRDIKGANLLVDASGVVKLADFGMAKHLTGQRADLSLKGSPYWMAPELMQAVMQKDSNPDLAFAVDIWSLGCTIIEMFTGKPPWSEFEGAAAMFKVMRDSPPIPESMSPEGKEFLRLCFQRNPAERPTASMLLEHRFLKNSLQPTSPNNNDVSNCSQSFNGMNITEPSSRREKPNFKLDQVPRARNMTSAESFFTRTSISPPVKVGSSSSNNSTGLPI